The following are from one region of the Centropristis striata isolate RG_2023a ecotype Rhode Island chromosome 19, C.striata_1.0, whole genome shotgun sequence genome:
- the lmnb1 gene encoding lamin-B1, producing the protein MATATGTPAGQRSTCGSGTPLSPTRITRLQEKQQLRDLNDRLATYIDKVRSLESENSVLHLQINEKEEVRSREVTGLKALYENELADARRCLDDSSKERAWLQIELGKIKSDHDQLLLNYNKKDSEAAGAQARLKDLEAQLNSKEAMLTTALSQNGGLEAALADLREQLQELDSSLTQTKKQLGDEMLLRVDLENRCQSLTEDSIFRKNMQEEEVKEARQRYETRLVEVDSGRKEEYEYKLTQALVDMRAQNEEQIQIYKENMESTYLAKLEDLRLCSEMKGASTNMAREELRESTLRIESLSAQLAAMQKETRGWRDRIVELEAALAQEKDRSRNLLADKDLEVAEIRSKMQQQLNDYEQLLDVKLALDMEINAYRKLLEGEEERLKLSPSPSARVTVSRASSSSRSVRTTRGKRKRVDVEEQEASSSVSIAHSASATGSICIDEIDTDGKFICLQNTGDEDQAMVGYEMIKTIENASATYKFTPKYTLKAGQKVTVWASDAGVSSKPPTDLVWKNQSTWGSGLDVHVVLVNPQGEEVAKRTTTYKTAAEEEQSDEEENGVEDSEEDLFQQQDDPRTAKRGCSIM; encoded by the exons ATGGCGACCGCGACTGGTACTCCGGCCGGGCAGAGGAGCACGTGCGGCAGCGGCACGCCGCTGAGCCCGACCCGGATCACCaggctgcaggagaaacagcagCTCCGGGACCTCAACGACCGGCTGGCCACTTACATCGACAAAGTCCGGAGTTTGGAGTCTGAAAACAGCGTTCTTCACCTGCAGATTAACGAGAAGGAAGAAGTTAGGAGTCGCGAGGTGACCGGACTGAAAGCCCTGTACGAGAATGAGCTCGCGGACGCCCGGAGGTGTTTGGATGACTCCTCCAAGGAGCGGGCCTGGCTGCAGATCGAGCTGGGCAAGATCAAGTCCGACCACGACCAGCTTCTCCTCAA TTACAACAAGAAGGACTCTGAGGCAGCAGGAGCCCAGGCAAGGCTGAAGGACCTGGAGGCTCAGTTGAACAGTAAAGAGGCCATGCTGACCACCGCTCTGTCTCAGAACGGAGGCCTGGAGGCCGCGCTGGCTGACCTGCGAGAGCAGCTGCAGGAG CTGGATTCTAGTCTGACTCAGACCAAGAAGCAACTTGGAGATGAGATGCTTTTACGCGTCGACTTGGAAAACCGCTGCCAAAGTCTGACAGAGGATAGTATCTTCCGTAAGAACATGCAGGAGGAG GAAGTGAAGGAAGCCCGGCAGCGGTACGAGACCCGGCTGGTGGAGGTGGACTCTGGTCGCAAGGAGGAGTATGAATACAAACTGACTCAGGCCCTGGTTGACATGAGGGCCCAGAATGAGGAGCAGATCCAGATCTACAAGGAGAACATGGAGAGCACCTACTTGGCCAAA CTGGAGGACCTTCGTCTGTGTTCTGAGATGAAGGGAGCGTCCACCAACATGGCtcgggaggagctcagagagtccACCCTGAGGATCGAGAGCCTCAGTGCCCAGCTGGCAGCGATGCAGAAGGAG ACTCGTGGTTGGCGTGATCGTATCGTGGAGCTGGAGGCCGCTCTGGCTCAGGAGAAGGACAGAAGCCGCAACCTGCTGGCTGATAAAGACCTGGAGGTGGCTGAGATCAGGAGCAAGATGCAGCAACAGCTGAACGACTACGAGCAGCTGCTGGATGTTAAACTGGCACTGGACATGGAGATCAACGCCTACCGCAAACTTctggagggagaagaagaaag ACTGAAGCTGTCTCCCAGTCCCTCGGCCCGTGTCACCGTGTCTCGGGCTTCATCCAGCAGCCGCAGCGTGCGAACCACTCGGGGAAAGAGAAAGCGCGTTGATGTGGAGGAACAGGAAGCCAGCAGCTCGGTGTCCATCGCTCACTCTGCCTCGGCCACAGGATCCATCTGCATCGATGAGATCGACACAGACGGAAAATTCATCTGCCTCCAGAACACTGGAGACGAG GACCAGGCAATGGTCGGTTATGAGATGATTAAGACGATTGAAAATGCTTCAGCCACCTACAAGTTCACACCCAAATACACCCTGAAGGCTGGCCAGAAAGTCACG GTTTGGGCCTCTGATGCTGGCGTGAGCTCTAAACCTCCCACAGACCTGGTGTGGAAGAACCAGTCCACCTGGGGGTCAGGACTGGACGTCCACGTGGTGCTGGTCAACCCTCAGggagag GAAGTGGCAAAGAGAACCACAACTTACAAGACCgcagcagaagaagagcagAGCGACGAGGAAGAGAACGGAGTGGAGGACTCGGAGGAAGACCTCTTCCAGCAGCAG gatgaCCCTCGCACTGCAAAGAGAGGCTGCTCCATCATGTGA